In a single window of the Candidatus Melainabacteria bacterium genome:
- a CDS encoding N-acetylmannosamine-6-phosphate 2-epimerase: MTRKHTVWPSIKDLEGGLIVSCQASSGEPLAAPSHILALALSAINGGAKGLRLEGIENIQAVKRSSRLQLGVPICGLIKSNKVASEDRLKTPYITNCYEDAVAIANAGADIIALDATARLRPDGSTAAETIEKIHKELDKPVWADVATFAEGIAALEAGADIVSTTLFGYTEETSIPREQGPGFDLLKELVNHSSVPVILEGRVWYPEEVKQAFELGAYAVVVGSAITRPQLITERFVRSIPARRPKKSTVS; this comes from the coding sequence ATGACCAGAAAGCATACCGTTTGGCCGAGTATCAAAGACCTGGAAGGAGGTCTCATAGTCTCATGTCAAGCTAGCTCTGGTGAGCCGTTGGCAGCACCCAGTCACATACTTGCGCTTGCACTTTCGGCCATCAACGGTGGCGCGAAAGGTTTGCGATTGGAAGGTATTGAGAACATTCAAGCAGTGAAGCGCTCTTCCCGCTTACAACTGGGTGTGCCAATCTGCGGTCTGATCAAATCGAACAAAGTAGCCAGTGAAGACAGGCTGAAAACGCCTTACATCACAAACTGCTACGAAGATGCAGTGGCAATAGCCAATGCTGGAGCCGATATCATCGCGCTCGACGCTACGGCGCGGCTGCGACCTGATGGTTCGACAGCCGCTGAAACTATCGAAAAGATTCACAAAGAACTCGATAAGCCCGTCTGGGCAGATGTTGCCACTTTCGCCGAAGGTATCGCAGCACTAGAAGCCGGCGCTGACATTGTTTCGACTACTTTGTTTGGTTATACCGAAGAAACTTCCATTCCGCGCGAGCAGGGACCTGGATTCGATCTTCTCAAAGAGCTGGTCAATCATTCATCAGTGCCGGTGATTCTGGAAGGGCGAGTCTGGTACCCTGAAGAAGTGAAACAGGCATTCGAGCTAGGGGCTTATGCGGTAGTCGTGGGATCGGCTATCACTCGTCCCCAGCTGATTACCGAACGCTTCGTGCGATCGATACCTGCCCGTCGTCCTAAGAAATCTACAGTCAGTTAG
- a CDS encoding aldehyde dehydrogenase family protein: MLKEIVQYPLSIKGVKSTPMVEVKSPFDGQIVAAVGQADEQTILTAIEVAQETFKKVMQKMPAYQRSEILAKTSALILANAEELAKIIALEGGKPIKDARIEVSRAANTFGLAAKEAVRLDGEQLPMDLTPGNDGRVGMIIREPIGVVAAVTPFNFPLNLVAHKLAPAFAAGNTVVLKPSSATPVASFRLAELLKEAGLPEGALNIVPCRGSKGMTLIKDPRIALVSFTGSPEVGWNLRREIHPGTRICLELGGNAGLVVHDDADLELAARAACRGGYAHSGQTCISVQRVYVQSRVYDKFVKIFTDMVNELKVGNPLDDKTDMGPLIDKESCSKTLEWMDAAVKNGAKVLTGGKKNESNNLVDPIVLAETKADMLVVCQEVFGPIVSVMKYETLDDAIEQMNDSRFGIQAGVFTKDLEVAFKLARSIDVGGVIVNDAPTYRADHMPYGGRKESGVGLEGVRFALHEMTQPKFICLNLPKL, translated from the coding sequence ATGTTGAAAGAAATCGTTCAGTATCCGCTGTCAATAAAGGGCGTCAAAAGCACTCCCATGGTTGAGGTGAAGAGTCCGTTCGATGGGCAGATTGTTGCTGCTGTCGGGCAGGCAGATGAACAGACAATTCTTACTGCTATTGAAGTTGCGCAAGAGACCTTCAAGAAGGTTATGCAGAAGATGCCGGCCTATCAGCGTTCAGAAATTCTCGCAAAGACTTCTGCCCTGATTTTGGCCAATGCGGAAGAGCTGGCAAAAATTATTGCTCTTGAAGGTGGCAAGCCGATCAAAGATGCACGTATCGAAGTTTCCAGGGCAGCCAATACTTTTGGACTAGCAGCCAAAGAAGCTGTTCGTCTGGACGGTGAACAGTTGCCTATGGATCTCACTCCTGGTAACGACGGACGCGTTGGCATGATTATCCGCGAGCCTATTGGTGTGGTGGCAGCGGTGACACCATTCAACTTTCCTCTCAATCTGGTGGCACACAAGTTAGCACCAGCTTTTGCAGCCGGAAATACTGTTGTTTTGAAACCATCATCAGCCACTCCGGTTGCCAGCTTCAGACTGGCCGAGTTGCTCAAGGAAGCGGGTTTGCCGGAAGGCGCGCTTAATATCGTGCCTTGCCGTGGATCTAAGGGCATGACTTTGATCAAGGATCCGCGTATAGCGCTGGTAAGCTTCACAGGCAGCCCAGAAGTTGGTTGGAATTTGCGCAGAGAGATTCACCCAGGCACCCGTATTTGCCTTGAACTGGGAGGCAACGCAGGGCTTGTAGTGCATGATGATGCTGACCTGGAGCTTGCCGCCAGAGCGGCTTGCCGCGGTGGTTATGCTCATTCCGGGCAGACCTGCATCTCGGTGCAGCGCGTCTATGTACAGTCCAGGGTCTACGACAAGTTCGTCAAAATCTTCACTGATATGGTCAACGAACTCAAGGTCGGAAACCCGCTTGATGACAAGACCGACATGGGTCCCTTGATTGATAAAGAGTCTTGCTCGAAGACTCTCGAATGGATGGATGCAGCCGTAAAGAATGGTGCGAAAGTTCTCACCGGCGGCAAAAAGAACGAGAGCAACAATCTGGTTGATCCAATCGTACTGGCTGAAACGAAAGCAGACATGCTCGTTGTTTGCCAGGAAGTTTTTGGACCGATTGTTTCTGTGATGAAATACGAAACTCTCGACGACGCAATCGAACAGATGAATGATTCGCGCTTCGGCATTCAAGCTGGTGTCTTCACGAAAGACCTTGAAGTGGCATTCAAACTGGCTCGCTCAATCGATGTTGGTGGCGTGATTGTCAATGATGCGCCGACCTACAGAGCTGATCACATGCCTTATGGTGGCCGCAAGGAATCAGGTGTAGGATTGGAGGGAGTTCGTTTCGCCTTGCACGAAATGACGCAGCCGAAGTTCATTTGTCTGAATCTTCCAAAGCTGTAA